In Zobellia roscoffensis, the following are encoded in one genomic region:
- a CDS encoding aminotransferase class IV: MINYNGNLLEENTQFLDHQNRGLRYGDALFETMRMVNGKLFFWEDHYLRLMASMRVLRMEIPMDFTMEFLESKISETVAANSLTDTQARIRFSVFREKGGLYLPATNDIGYCIETIPLQSPFYVLSDVLYEVELFKDFYVNADMLSTLKTNNKIINVVGSIFAKENEYQNCLLLNSSKQVVEALNGNIFLVKNGVIKTPPLNEGCLNGIIRKKLIDILGKLDDYQFEEASISPFELQKADEIFITNSIVGIQPVTKYRKKEFGNTMAKGLLGKLNAVARLS, translated from the coding sequence ATGATTAATTACAACGGAAATCTTCTAGAAGAAAACACTCAATTTTTAGACCATCAGAACAGAGGGCTTCGCTACGGCGATGCACTTTTTGAAACCATGAGAATGGTTAACGGAAAGCTATTTTTCTGGGAAGACCACTATCTCAGACTCATGGCATCTATGCGGGTACTACGTATGGAAATTCCTATGGATTTTACTATGGAGTTCTTAGAGTCTAAGATAAGTGAAACTGTTGCGGCAAATAGTTTGACCGACACACAAGCGCGTATTCGTTTTTCAGTTTTTAGAGAAAAGGGAGGTCTTTATTTGCCCGCCACAAATGATATTGGTTATTGTATTGAAACCATACCACTTCAGAGTCCTTTTTATGTGCTGAGTGACGTGCTTTATGAAGTTGAGCTTTTTAAAGATTTCTATGTCAATGCAGATATGCTATCAACATTGAAGACCAACAATAAAATCATTAATGTAGTTGGAAGCATTTTTGCTAAAGAAAATGAGTATCAGAATTGTCTCCTTTTAAATAGTTCAAAACAAGTAGTGGAGGCTTTGAACGGAAATATCTTTTTGGTGAAAAACGGTGTCATAAAAACACCGCCTTTAAACGAGGGTTGTTTAAATGGAATCATCCGCAAAAAACTGATAGATATTCTAGGTAAGCTTGATGATTATCAATTTGAAGAAGCATCAATATCTCCTTTTGAATTACAAAAAGCAGATGAGATATTCATTACAAATAGTATTGTGGGCATACAACCTGTTACCAAGTACAGAAAAAAGGAATTTGGGAATACAATGGCAAAAGGGCTTTTGGGCAAATTAAATGCCGTAGCAAGACTTTCCTAA
- a CDS encoding YqgE/AlgH family protein — protein MVDLKPEKGKLLIAEPTLTGDVSFNRSVVLLAEHNKEGSVGFILNKPLEYTIGELINEIEIPFQVYNGGPVEQDNLYFIHKVPELISNSIEISDGIYWGGDFENTIDLINQKVISEEDIRFFLGYSGWSSLQLDKELMSKSWVVVENDYESGLIHKSSDAFWKEKMVELGGDYLLWSNSPENPSLN, from the coding sequence ATGGTAGATTTAAAACCAGAGAAAGGCAAGCTCCTTATTGCCGAACCAACTTTAACCGGAGATGTATCTTTCAATCGTTCGGTAGTCCTTTTAGCGGAACACAATAAAGAAGGCTCTGTAGGTTTTATTTTAAACAAACCTCTTGAATATACTATTGGTGAGCTTATAAACGAAATAGAGATACCTTTTCAGGTATACAATGGTGGCCCTGTAGAACAGGACAACTTATACTTCATACACAAGGTTCCAGAATTAATTTCCAATAGCATTGAGATTTCCGACGGAATCTATTGGGGCGGAGATTTTGAAAATACTATAGACCTAATTAATCAAAAAGTTATTTCAGAAGAAGATATTCGGTTTTTTCTGGGATATTCCGGTTGGTCCTCACTTCAATTGGATAAAGAATTAATGTCCAAATCATGGGTTGTTGTAGAAAACGATTATGAAAGCGGACTGATTCATAAATCTTCTGACGCTTTTTGGAAAGAAAAAATGGTAGAATTAGGTGGTGATTATCTTCTTTGGTCCAATTCACCTGAAAATCCAAGCTTGAACTAG
- a CDS encoding HU family DNA-binding protein, with translation MNKTELIDAMAADAGITKAAAKKALESFLGNVEGSLKGGNRVSLVGFGSWSVSKRNAREGRNPSTGKTIKIAAKNVVKFKAGSDLASSVN, from the coding sequence ATGAACAAAACAGAATTGATCGATGCAATGGCAGCAGATGCCGGCATCACAAAAGCCGCAGCAAAAAAAGCATTGGAATCTTTCTTAGGAAACGTTGAAGGATCTCTTAAAGGAGGTAACAGAGTTTCTTTGGTTGGTTTTGGATCTTGGTCAGTATCTAAAAGAAATGCTAGAGAAGGAAGAAACCCTTCTACTGGTAAAACTATCAAAATTGCAGCTAAGAACGTTGTTAAGTTCAAAGCAGGATCTGACTTGGCTAGTTCAGTAAACTAA
- the fmt gene encoding methionyl-tRNA formyltransferase → MKDLRIVFMGTPEFATTILAKLVKNDYNVVGVITAPDRPAGRGRSLQQSHVKKYALEKGLKVLQPTNLKNEVFLAELKSLNANLQIVVAFRMLPKAVWAMPAYGTFNLHASLLPDYRGAAPINWAIINGEKETGVTTFFIDDKIDTGEIILQDHTDINENMSAWELHDKLMVMGADLVLKTAEAISKGPVTTVAQPISKELKEAFKIHKDTCQIDWSKSIGEIHNHIRGLSPYPGAWTTLINGDEKVFVKIYESAKENTDHQLNVGEIEVSKKELKVAVDGGYINLLEIQLPSKRKMKIQDVLNGLNLQKNAQMV, encoded by the coding sequence ATGAAGGATTTACGCATCGTCTTTATGGGAACGCCAGAGTTCGCTACCACTATTTTAGCAAAATTAGTTAAGAACGATTATAATGTGGTCGGTGTCATTACCGCTCCGGACCGGCCGGCCGGCAGAGGCAGAAGTCTGCAACAATCACACGTAAAGAAATACGCTCTGGAAAAAGGGTTGAAAGTCCTACAGCCCACCAATCTTAAAAATGAAGTTTTTTTAGCCGAATTAAAGTCCTTAAATGCAAATCTTCAAATTGTGGTTGCTTTTCGCATGTTGCCAAAGGCGGTGTGGGCCATGCCAGCGTATGGTACGTTTAATTTACATGCTTCCCTCCTTCCCGATTATAGAGGTGCCGCACCTATTAACTGGGCTATCATTAACGGAGAAAAAGAAACTGGAGTTACTACCTTCTTTATAGATGATAAAATAGATACCGGAGAAATCATCCTACAGGACCATACGGATATAAATGAGAACATGTCAGCTTGGGAGTTACATGATAAATTAATGGTTATGGGCGCAGACCTCGTTCTTAAAACGGCAGAAGCTATTAGTAAGGGTCCAGTTACTACAGTTGCACAACCCATTTCAAAAGAATTAAAGGAAGCTTTTAAAATACATAAGGATACCTGCCAAATAGATTGGAGTAAATCTATAGGTGAAATACATAATCACATAAGAGGATTAAGCCCTTACCCTGGAGCATGGACAACATTGATCAATGGTGATGAAAAGGTATTTGTGAAGATATATGAAAGTGCGAAAGAAAATACTGACCACCAATTAAACGTAGGAGAAATAGAAGTAAGTAAAAAAGAGCTGAAAGTGGCAGTAGATGGCGGTTACATAAACCTGTTAGAAATACAGTTGCCAAGTAAGAGAAAAATGAAGATACAAGATGTTCTAAATGGTCTAAACTTGCAAAAAAATGCCCAAATGGTGTAA
- a CDS encoding RecQ family ATP-dependent DNA helicase, whose translation MQEDPISILRQYWGFTSFKGSQKKIIDAILDKRDVLALLPTGGGKSVCFQVPALAQEGICIVISPLIALIQDQVESLKRKGIKALALTGGIPFNELLDLLDNCLYGGYKFVYLSPERLQQELVQDKIRQMNVNLVAIDEAHCICQWGHDFRPAYLECAELRKLLPQTSMVALTATATDKVAHDIVESLHLTAPVVVTDSFARKNIAFKILWEQDKRYRLVQLCSKIKKSGIVYVGTRRATVELAQFLNSKGCSATFFHGGINKKEKEKKLDQWLTNKVQIMVATNAFGMGVDKPDVSLVVHYQIPDCLENYYQEAGRAGRDGSAAEAVLITNPNDEEQLKNQFLSVLPDTAFLKKLYNKLNNYFQIGYGEGSNKTLQFNFNEFVGTYKLNSFLAYNAMKILDRNSVISLSESFSKKTIVQFISEKDAIFDYLDSHKETASIIQTILRTYGGIFDFETKINPGLISKKINTSEKQVFKVLEQLKKDNIITYEAQQSDLEITFLVPREDDLTINVFAKEVEEQNKVKTDKVFQMIDYIKNDKKCRSRQILEYFGETNTEDCSICDVCLKKRNATKPTFNEVSQEIRTLLSESPQTSRALIDVMNYNEKLILRALQLMLEDDNIEINTKNQYQIK comes from the coding sequence ATGCAAGAAGACCCGATATCCATTTTACGGCAATATTGGGGCTTTACGAGTTTTAAAGGTTCCCAGAAAAAGATTATAGATGCCATTTTAGACAAAAGAGACGTCTTGGCCCTCCTGCCTACAGGTGGCGGCAAGTCCGTTTGTTTTCAGGTGCCCGCTTTGGCACAAGAAGGCATATGTATTGTAATCTCACCCCTAATTGCATTAATTCAAGATCAGGTAGAAAGCTTAAAAAGAAAAGGGATTAAAGCCCTTGCCCTAACCGGAGGAATCCCTTTTAATGAGCTTCTAGACTTGCTGGATAATTGTTTATATGGTGGATACAAATTTGTATACCTATCACCGGAACGTTTGCAACAAGAGCTAGTACAAGATAAAATACGGCAAATGAACGTGAATCTTGTGGCTATAGATGAAGCGCACTGTATTTGTCAATGGGGACATGATTTTAGACCCGCTTACTTAGAATGTGCGGAACTCCGCAAGCTATTGCCACAAACATCAATGGTAGCCCTAACGGCAACTGCCACAGACAAAGTTGCCCATGACATTGTAGAAAGCCTTCACTTAACAGCTCCTGTAGTGGTAACGGATTCCTTTGCCAGAAAAAATATTGCTTTCAAAATTCTATGGGAACAAGACAAGCGTTATAGACTAGTCCAACTCTGTTCTAAAATCAAGAAAAGTGGAATCGTATATGTAGGTACACGAAGAGCTACAGTAGAACTTGCTCAATTTTTAAACTCAAAAGGATGCAGTGCCACTTTTTTTCATGGGGGCATAAACAAAAAAGAGAAAGAGAAAAAATTGGACCAATGGCTAACCAATAAAGTTCAGATTATGGTTGCCACCAATGCTTTTGGCATGGGGGTAGATAAGCCGGATGTCTCCCTAGTGGTGCACTACCAAATACCGGATTGCTTGGAGAATTATTATCAAGAAGCAGGAAGAGCAGGCCGTGATGGTTCTGCTGCAGAGGCAGTTCTTATTACGAATCCCAATGACGAAGAGCAACTTAAAAACCAATTTTTAAGTGTACTTCCGGATACTGCATTTCTTAAGAAATTATATAACAAACTCAATAACTACTTTCAAATAGGATATGGGGAAGGAAGCAATAAAACACTACAATTCAACTTTAATGAATTTGTTGGAACCTATAAATTGAACTCGTTTTTAGCTTATAACGCCATGAAAATCTTAGATCGGAACTCCGTTATTTCCCTATCGGAATCCTTTTCAAAGAAAACCATTGTTCAATTTATTTCAGAAAAGGATGCCATTTTTGACTATCTGGACTCACATAAAGAGACCGCCAGTATAATCCAAACCATTTTAAGGACGTACGGCGGTATTTTTGACTTTGAGACTAAAATCAACCCCGGGCTCATTTCAAAAAAAATCAATACCTCAGAAAAACAAGTTTTTAAGGTATTGGAACAACTTAAGAAGGATAATATTATAACCTACGAAGCCCAACAAAGTGATTTGGAGATTACCTTTCTTGTTCCTCGTGAAGATGACCTCACGATAAATGTCTTTGCAAAAGAAGTAGAAGAGCAAAATAAGGTCAAAACCGATAAAGTCTTTCAAATGATAGACTATATCAAGAACGATAAAAAATGTAGGAGCCGACAGATTTTAGAATATTTTGGTGAAACCAACACGGAAGATTGTAGCATATGTGATGTTTGTTTAAAAAAAAGAAATGCAACAAAACCCACTTTCAATGAAGTTTCACAGGAAATCAGAACTTTATTATCAGAATCCCCACAAACTTCAAGAGCACTTATAGATGTTATGAATTATAATGAGAAGCTTATTTTGAGAGCTTTACAGTTGATGCTAGAAGATGATAATATCGAAATAAACACAAAAAATCAATATCAAATAAAATAG
- a CDS encoding AAA family ATPase, producing the protein MDLKRVVITGGPSTGKTSVIENLEKIGFPCVHELIRSMTSLEKNEDNAGDFLVNPIVSVKDPKKFNQSLLDGRIKQYTDTEDVAGEIVFFDRGIPDVHAYMNCFGQTYTKEFEKPCYTYRYEQILLMPPWKEIHVVDNERFESFEEAERVYEHLKSTYEHVGYPITIVPKGSIEERTNFILKLLNLD; encoded by the coding sequence TTGGATCTTAAAAGAGTAGTTATTACAGGTGGCCCAAGCACAGGCAAAACATCAGTTATTGAGAACCTTGAAAAAATAGGTTTTCCGTGTGTTCACGAACTTATACGAAGTATGACTTCATTGGAAAAAAACGAAGATAATGCCGGAGATTTCCTAGTCAACCCTATTGTTTCGGTAAAAGACCCTAAAAAATTTAACCAAAGTCTTTTAGATGGTCGTATAAAGCAATATACGGATACCGAAGATGTTGCTGGAGAAATTGTTTTTTTTGATAGAGGAATACCAGATGTACATGCATACATGAACTGTTTTGGTCAAACCTATACCAAGGAGTTTGAAAAGCCATGCTATACCTACAGATATGAGCAAATTTTGTTGATGCCGCCATGGAAAGAAATTCATGTTGTTGACAATGAACGTTTTGAATCTTTTGAAGAAGCAGAACGAGTTTATGAGCACCTTAAATCTACCTATGAACACGTGGGTTACCCTATAACAATTGTACCAAAAGGAAGTATTGAAGAACGTACCAATTTTATTTTAAAACTACTAAATCTAGACTAA
- a CDS encoding DUF493 family protein, which translates to MDKETPEAFYKRLREQLVETSAWPSNYLYKFIVQSNPEKISSIHKIFDNTGAVIDLKESKNGKYTSVSITVNMKNPDAVIEKYKEVGKVDGVISL; encoded by the coding sequence ATGGACAAAGAAACCCCTGAAGCGTTCTACAAGCGCTTACGTGAACAATTGGTGGAGACCTCTGCTTGGCCTTCTAATTACCTGTACAAATTTATTGTACAAAGCAATCCTGAAAAAATTAGTAGTATTCACAAAATATTTGATAATACGGGAGCTGTAATTGATTTAAAAGAATCTAAAAACGGAAAATATACTAGCGTTTCCATTACAGTGAACATGAAAAACCCTGATGCTGTAATAGAAAAATATAAAGAAGTGGGTAAGGTTGATGGGGTTATATCGCTATAA
- a CDS encoding DUF4290 domain-containing protein — protein MNLVENLEYNTERSKLIIPEYGRHFQKMVDHAISIEDDEERNKVAQAIISVMGNIQPHLRDVPDFQHKLWDQLFIMSDFKLDVKSPFPITSKEVLRQRPEALEYPQNFPKYRFYGNNIKRMIDVAVKWEKGDMRDGLEYAIANHMKKCYLNWNKDTVDDSAIFKHLLELSDGQIDLKGESLTDSGQFLKNRVAKTPRNNNSGKKNNQRNNNNRGKKRY, from the coding sequence TTGAATTTAGTAGAAAACCTAGAATATAACACGGAAAGGTCAAAATTGATCATTCCCGAGTACGGGCGTCATTTCCAGAAAATGGTAGATCATGCAATTTCCATAGAGGATGATGAAGAGCGAAATAAAGTGGCCCAAGCTATTATTAGTGTTATGGGTAATATTCAGCCACACTTAAGAGATGTGCCTGATTTTCAGCATAAACTGTGGGATCAGTTGTTTATCATGTCCGATTTTAAATTGGATGTAAAGTCACCTTTTCCTATCACAAGTAAAGAAGTGTTGAGACAACGTCCAGAGGCATTAGAATACCCACAAAATTTTCCAAAATACCGTTTTTATGGAAACAACATCAAAAGAATGATTGATGTTGCCGTAAAATGGGAAAAAGGAGATATGCGTGATGGTTTAGAGTATGCGATTGCCAACCACATGAAAAAATGTTACCTGAACTGGAACAAAGATACGGTTGATGATTCAGCTATTTTCAAACACCTACTTGAACTTAGTGACGGTCAAATAGACTTAAAAGGAGAAAGCCTTACCGATAGCGGTCAATTTTTAAAAAACCGGGTAGCGAAGACTCCAAGAAACAATAACTCAGGAAAGAAAAATAACCAACGAAACAATAACAATCGCGGTAAAAAGCGATACTAA
- the murA gene encoding UDP-N-acetylglucosamine 1-carboxyvinyltransferase — protein sequence MGTFKIEGGHQLSGEITPQGAKNEALQILCAVLLTNETVTIKNIPNIVDVNKLIALLEDLGVKIQKKAKGSYSFKADDINLDYLQSDQFKEDGRGLRGSIMLVGPLLARFGKGYIPKPGGDKIGRRRLDTHFEGFIKLGAKFRYNKEEYFYGVEAKKLKGTYMLLDEASVTGTANILMAAVLAEGKTTIYNAACEPYLQQLCKMLNRMGAKISGVGSNLLEIEGVESLGGTEHSMLPDMIEIGSWIGLAAMTKSELTIKNVSWDDLGQIPTVFRKLGITVERKNDDIFIPKHTNGYEIQNFIDGSILTIADAPWPGLTPDLLSIILVVATQAKGEVLIHQKMFESRLFFVDKLIDMGAKIILCDPHRATVIGHDFKSTLKATTMVSPDIRAGVSLLIAALSAKGTSTIHNIEQIDRGYEDIDTRLRAIGAKITRL from the coding sequence ATGGGTACCTTTAAAATTGAAGGCGGTCACCAACTTTCTGGTGAAATAACGCCACAAGGGGCAAAAAATGAAGCCTTACAAATTCTCTGTGCCGTATTACTTACGAATGAAACGGTTACCATAAAAAACATTCCGAACATCGTAGATGTCAATAAGCTAATTGCTTTGCTTGAAGATTTGGGTGTAAAAATCCAAAAGAAAGCAAAGGGGTCGTATAGCTTTAAGGCAGATGATATTAATTTAGACTACCTACAGTCAGACCAATTTAAAGAAGATGGCCGTGGTCTTAGAGGTTCTATAATGTTAGTAGGTCCACTTTTGGCGCGTTTTGGAAAAGGATATATTCCTAAACCGGGCGGTGATAAAATAGGACGTAGACGTTTGGACACCCACTTTGAAGGATTTATAAAGTTAGGGGCCAAGTTTAGGTACAACAAAGAAGAATACTTCTATGGTGTTGAGGCTAAAAAGCTAAAAGGCACCTATATGTTACTGGATGAAGCTTCTGTAACGGGTACTGCAAATATTCTTATGGCCGCTGTTTTGGCGGAAGGTAAAACTACGATTTACAATGCGGCTTGTGAGCCTTACTTGCAACAGCTGTGTAAGATGTTAAACCGCATGGGAGCCAAGATTTCAGGTGTAGGCTCCAATTTATTGGAAATTGAAGGGGTAGAGTCCTTAGGAGGAACAGAACACTCCATGCTTCCGGATATGATTGAAATAGGCAGTTGGATAGGACTTGCTGCTATGACCAAAAGTGAACTTACGATTAAGAATGTAAGTTGGGACGATTTAGGTCAAATACCAACAGTATTTAGAAAGTTGGGAATTACGGTAGAAAGAAAAAACGATGATATTTTCATCCCAAAGCATACGAATGGATATGAGATACAGAACTTTATAGATGGTTCTATTCTTACTATTGCAGATGCACCATGGCCAGGTCTTACGCCAGATTTGTTAAGTATTATCCTTGTTGTGGCAACACAGGCAAAAGGAGAGGTACTTATTCATCAAAAGATGTTTGAAAGCCGTTTATTCTTTGTAGATAAGCTTATAGATATGGGGGCTAAGATTATTCTTTGTGATCCGCACCGTGCTACAGTAATAGGTCATGATTTTAAATCTACGTTAAAAGCAACAACTATGGTATCTCCGGATATTAGAGCTGGAGTTTCTTTATTAATAGCGGCATTATCTGCAAAAGGTACCTCTACTATTCATAATATAGAACAGATAGACCGTGGGTATGAAGATATTGATACCCGTTTACGTGCTATTGGAGCTAAGATTACTAGACTTTAA
- a CDS encoding GNAT family N-acetyltransferase, whose protein sequence is MSKRDFSKIPLVNKQGEKGRFEIDIDGQIAFMEYMISKQNIIYLTHTEVPSCLGGQGVGSALVSKVFEFIEESGMKMAPLCPFVAAYIKRHPEKGEAILALGYSVK, encoded by the coding sequence ATGTCAAAGAGAGATTTTTCTAAAATACCGCTTGTAAACAAGCAAGGTGAGAAGGGTAGGTTTGAGATTGATATTGACGGACAAATAGCGTTTATGGAATACATGATTTCTAAACAGAATATTATTTATTTGACCCACACGGAAGTGCCTAGTTGCTTAGGTGGTCAGGGAGTGGGAAGTGCTTTGGTTTCAAAAGTGTTTGAATTTATAGAAGAAAGTGGAATGAAAATGGCACCTCTTTGTCCATTTGTAGCAGCTTATATAAAACGTCATCCAGAAAAGGGAGAAGCTATACTGGCTCTTGGATATTCAGTTAAATAA
- a CDS encoding VOC family protein — protein sequence MKKLFLAFLFVTSSTSYVQAQQFDFKIDHFALVVEDSDVSADFYANILKLEETPHPDKKPGFRWFIVSGNSQIHLIEKEFAPFEKNKSMHLCLSTQDLDGMIAHLKKNNIPYWDWPGKEGAVTLRTDGVRQIYFQDPDKYWIEINTAKH from the coding sequence ATGAAAAAATTATTTCTCGCTTTCCTATTCGTTACCAGTTCAACCTCATATGTACAAGCACAACAGTTTGATTTTAAAATTGACCACTTTGCATTGGTCGTAGAAGACTCAGATGTTAGCGCCGATTTTTATGCCAACATTCTAAAACTAGAAGAAACACCACATCCGGATAAGAAACCAGGTTTTCGTTGGTTCATTGTAAGTGGCAACTCTCAAATTCATCTTATTGAAAAGGAATTCGCCCCTTTTGAAAAAAACAAATCCATGCATTTATGTCTCTCTACGCAGGATTTAGACGGAATGATTGCGCATCTTAAAAAAAACAACATTCCGTATTGGGATTGGCCGGGTAAAGAAGGAGCCGTTACGCTACGTACGGATGGTGTGCGACAAATTTACTTTCAAGACCCTGATAAATACTGGATAGAAATCAATACTGCAAAACATTGA
- a CDS encoding DUF6340 family protein: MKNLNQLLSAGIVLLLLSSCVSTNKLTMGATEPARISLPSNAVRIGLINRSIPSEENKVVDKIDKILSLEGLNLDREGAESAVTGLFDELTRNERFEEIVIINDTDIQRKGLGIFPAALNWQAVQEICEANGVDVLFSLEYYDTNTKVDYEATMVSVPNDFGIKANLPGHKVTLNTAIKNGWRVYDPQSKLILDEYTNNNYVTSMGSGINPMKAVEAVIGRKEAVLQRSSDIGNSYGYDVRPLRKRISRDYFVKGTDNFVIAKRRAQTGDWDGAAALWEKEVNNPDMKVAGRACYNMAIINEINGDLAKAMEWASKSYTDYNNGDALRYVNILKYRMAEKRQLERQLSR; encoded by the coding sequence ATGAAAAATCTTAACCAATTACTATCTGCGGGTATTGTTTTACTTCTTTTATCCAGTTGTGTTTCCACTAATAAATTAACAATGGGTGCGACCGAGCCTGCACGTATTAGTTTGCCATCTAACGCTGTACGCATTGGTTTAATAAACAGAAGTATTCCGTCGGAAGAAAATAAAGTAGTGGATAAGATTGATAAAATTCTTTCCTTGGAAGGACTCAATCTTGATAGGGAAGGAGCCGAATCTGCTGTAACGGGACTTTTTGATGAACTTACCCGTAACGAACGTTTTGAAGAGATTGTAATAATAAACGACACCGATATTCAGAGAAAAGGACTTGGTATTTTTCCAGCAGCCTTAAACTGGCAAGCTGTTCAGGAAATCTGTGAGGCTAATGGTGTAGATGTACTTTTCTCTTTGGAATATTATGATACGAATACAAAAGTAGATTATGAAGCTACCATGGTAAGTGTGCCAAACGACTTTGGAATAAAAGCAAATTTACCCGGACATAAGGTAACGCTTAATACGGCTATTAAAAACGGATGGAGAGTTTATGATCCACAAAGTAAGCTGATTTTAGATGAGTACACGAATAATAATTACGTAACGTCTATGGGTTCTGGAATTAATCCTATGAAAGCTGTTGAAGCGGTAATAGGTAGAAAAGAAGCGGTATTGCAACGTAGTAGTGATATCGGCAACTCTTATGGTTATGATGTTCGTCCGTTGCGAAAAAGAATTTCTAGGGATTACTTTGTTAAAGGCACGGATAATTTTGTAATTGCAAAAAGAAGAGCGCAAACCGGAGACTGGGATGGAGCAGCTGCCTTATGGGAAAAAGAAGTAAATAATCCAGATATGAAAGTTGCGGGTAGAGCATGTTATAACATGGCTATTATCAACGAAATAAATGGAGATTTAGCGAAAGCCATGGAATGGGCTTCAAAATCATATACCGATTATAATAATGGCGATGCATTACGATATGTAAACATATTAAAGTACCGTATGGCAGAAAAGCGTCAATTAGAGAGACAGCTTTCTCGTTAA
- a CDS encoding cryptochrome/photolyase family protein, with protein MSEKISVFWFRRDLRLDDNVGFLEALKEDNPVMPVFIFDTEILENLPKDDARVTFIFETLQKMRNTLQDENSSSIGMYHGNTTSIFKTLINEYNIGAVYTNHDYEPYAKQRDEEIHNLLKENDILFQTLKDQVIFEKDDILKGNGDPYIVYTPYKNKWKEHFNPEKHLTIHYTSQYRDNLIQNSRLPNLSLADIGFKASSLKVPDPIVTPSLIDNYEDTRNYPAIENGTSRLGPHLRFGTVSVRKMMKKAIAEKNEVFWSELIWREFFMQILWHFPRTVSEAFKKKYDRISWRNNEDEFEKWKNGKTGYKLVDAGMRELNETGYMHNRVRMLVASFLCKHLLIDWRWGEAYFAEKLLDYEMSSNVGNWQWAAGSGVDAAPYFRIFNPMTQVDKFDKDRKYISKWVPEHETDSYDQKMVNHKEARERCLSTYKEALN; from the coding sequence ATGTCAGAAAAAATTTCTGTTTTTTGGTTTAGGAGAGACTTACGTTTGGATGATAATGTGGGGTTTCTTGAAGCGCTGAAGGAAGATAATCCTGTTATGCCCGTTTTCATTTTTGATACCGAGATTCTTGAGAACTTACCTAAAGATGATGCCCGGGTTACATTCATTTTTGAAACACTGCAAAAGATGAGGAATACCTTGCAAGACGAAAACTCAAGCTCTATAGGTATGTATCATGGTAATACAACTTCAATATTTAAAACACTTATAAACGAATATAACATTGGTGCGGTATATACGAATCATGATTATGAGCCATACGCCAAGCAGCGGGACGAAGAAATCCATAACCTTTTAAAAGAAAATGATATTCTCTTTCAGACGCTTAAAGACCAAGTTATTTTTGAAAAAGACGATATTTTAAAAGGAAACGGAGATCCATACATTGTTTATACGCCCTATAAGAACAAATGGAAAGAACATTTTAATCCTGAGAAACATTTAACCATTCATTACACCAGTCAGTACAGGGATAACCTGATTCAAAATTCCAGATTACCAAATCTATCATTAGCGGATATAGGTTTCAAAGCTTCCTCTTTAAAAGTCCCTGACCCTATTGTAACTCCATCCTTAATTGACAATTATGAAGATACCCGAAATTACCCTGCCATTGAAAACGGAACGTCTAGATTGGGCCCTCATTTGCGATTTGGAACAGTTTCCGTTCGCAAAATGATGAAAAAGGCAATTGCCGAAAAAAATGAAGTGTTCTGGAGCGAGCTTATTTGGCGAGAGTTTTTTATGCAAATTCTATGGCATTTTCCGAGAACCGTAAGTGAAGCTTTCAAGAAAAAATATGACAGAATAAGCTGGCGGAATAATGAGGATGAATTTGAAAAATGGAAGAATGGTAAAACCGGTTATAAGCTTGTAGATGCAGGAATGCGAGAATTGAATGAAACAGGTTATATGCACAACCGGGTGCGTATGCTGGTCGCAAGCTTTCTTTGCAAACATTTACTTATAGATTGGCGCTGGGGCGAAGCCTATTTTGCAGAAAAACTACTTGATTATGAAATGAGCAGTAATGTGGGTAATTGGCAATGGGCTGCTGGAAGTGGTGTTGATGCAGCTCCGTATTTCCGCATTTTTAACCCAATGACGCAGGTAGATAAATTTGATAAGGACAGAAAATATATTTCTAAATGGGTTCCCGAGCACGAAACAGATTCCTATGATCAAAAAATGGTGAATCACAAGGAAGCCCGGGAACGTTGTTTAAGTACATACAAGGAAGCACTCAACTAA